The stretch of DNA ATTTCGCGAGATGTACCCCACAAAAAATTTCCCCAGAATTTTTCTCACTTTCTAAGAAGTCGTCATATGGGCACTGATCTAAGCACCGCAGGTTTATATAAAGATCAAAAAATCAGCTCCAGTGTGAGACATAACACAACTCTTGTACGAAATTTTCCAAGTCTAACAGAAAATTGAGAATCGTGGAATTCTGTATTGAAGTGAAACATGTTTTTTAAGACTAAGGAAGATCCGCAAGCACCTATAAGTgaggaagagtttgacCACCTTATGCAGGTGGCCAGAGCTCAGCAAAAAGTGGAGCATGATCTTACAAGGTGGCAAGCAACCAAGGCTTACACTTGGACAGTGTACTTCATGTTTGTTTGTGTGTGGTCGATGGTCCTCGTCGGCTACGAAAATCAAGCCGGAGGTATGGTTGTTAGCATTCCGCAATTCAGGGAAGACTTTGGCTTTTATTATGAAGGAGACTATGTTTTGGAAGCCAAATGGCAGTCTGCCATAACCGGTGCTCCTACTGGCGCCCTTGCAGTGGGCTTCATGTTGGGCTCATTTTTTGCTGATAGGGTTGGTAGAAGAAACACTTTATTTTGTGCTGTCTTGCTCACCGTGCCATTCATTACACTTGAATATATTGCAACTTCCATTCAAGTGTTTTTCCTGGGAaagtttttcaacagcttctgTTTGGGAAtcatttcttcttgttgttcAGTTTATGTTTCTGAATGTGCACCTCTTGCCTTAAGAGGATTTTTTGCTGCAACACTCGCCCTTGCTCTCTGTATTGGTCCATTCATCTGTGTTCTCATTAATAACACAACAAGTACTTACACTACACGAATGGCTTACAGAGGAATTTTCATTCCCCAATGGATCTTTTCCATTACTGCAATGGCTATGATTACAACTATTCCAGAATCAGCTTACTGGTTCCTTTCCAAAGGTAAACGTCAACAGGCTCTTAAGTCCTTGAAAAAGATGTATCGAGAGGAAAGTGTTATACAAAAACAATACGCCATGATGTACGTGACCGTCATGGAGGCTAGCGAGATATCGGCTAAAGCGGGCACTTATGTGGACTGTTTCAAGGCTAAAGACTTGCGTCGTACTCTGCTTGTCATCTTTCCCCTATTCATGCAGGCAATGAGTGGTGTTTCTTATGTGACCAGTTACTCAACCTATTACTATCAATACGCGGGATATGGTACCCAAAAATCTTTCCAAATATCATGTGGTGCGCAGGCTCTATCTATTTCAGGGGTCATTAGTTCCTGGTTCATTATCGACCGATTTGGTCGTCGACCATTAATGATCGGGGGCATGATTGCCATAACCATTCTAAACCTTTTGATTGCCAGCACGGGTATCGACAAAAGCAATATACCGGCAATGAAAACATCTTCAGGATTTATGGCAATGTACAACTACGTGTACAACATTGCGTTGGGAGCGGTTCCTTACATTTTGGCGTCTGAGGTGTCGTCCGTTTTCTTGAGAGCAAAGACGTATGCGCTTGCAAACCTAACAAACAATGCTTTGCAATGCATGTGGCAGTTTGTGCTTCCGTATATGTTTAACGCAAACGAGGCAAACATGGGATCAAAAATCAATTTCATATTCACAGGGTGCTCATTCCTTT from Ogataea parapolymorpha DL-1 chromosome VI, whole genome shotgun sequence encodes:
- a CDS encoding MFS transporter, sugar porter (SP) family; translation: MFFKTKEDPQAPISEEEFDHLMQVARAQQKVEHDLTRWQATKAYTWTVYFMFVCVWSMVLVGYENQAGGMVVSIPQFREDFGFYYEGDYVLEAKWQSAITGAPTGALAVGFMLGSFFADRVGRRNTLFCAVLLTVPFITLEYIATSIQVFFLGKFFNSFCLGIISSCCSVYVSECAPLALRGFFAATLALALCIGPFICVLINNTTSTYTTRMAYRGIFIPQWIFSITAMAMITTIPESAYWFLSKGKRQQALKSLKKMYREESVIQKQYAMMYVTVMEASEISAKAGTYVDCFKAKDLRRTLLVIFPLFMQAMSGVSYVTSYSTYYYQYAGYGTQKSFQISCGAQALSISGVISSWFIIDRFGRRPLMIGGMIAITILNLLIASTGIDKSNIPAMKTSSGFMAMYNYVYNIALGAVPYILASEVSSVFLRAKTYALANLTNNALQCMWQFVLPYMFNANEANMGSKINFIFTGCSFLSIFVFYFYLPETAGRSFEEIDEMFALKIPARQWKHWQTKKQEESDQYLKELKIVESHDELPKTIV